The following coding sequences are from one Melospiza melodia melodia isolate bMelMel2 chromosome 2, bMelMel2.pri, whole genome shotgun sequence window:
- the TMEM139 gene encoding transmembrane protein 139 translates to MPICSRVPATTIPSAMLLETRWKNIRQTLLLLFTAALLIGVTMLAISSNINPVGYFFLGVGGVCLVGYLLSVFVECYLRNQHRRDANEIPPNRQSQAGVNAAYEAPTYEEVMTMSAPAPAIWTITSNPGSVPSPLSEPPPYNVVIESSAQQGMMVEALRGPVPPDTVHPSDTDTGSRTQLQLVLPPRLQRFVSDIHEDKDLEERFEPLEPLTPPPPYETAISDEVFADAHQPSVLGLTSPSMNTEPNPHSNTGCS, encoded by the exons ATGCCCATCTGTTCTCGAGTGCCTGCCACCACCATCCCTTCTGCCATGTTGTTAGAGACACGCTGGAAGAACATCCGCCAAACCTTGCTGCTTCTGTTCACCGCTGCTCTTCTCATCGGGGTCACCATGCTGGCCATCTCCTCTAACATCAACCCAGTGGGCTATTTCTTCCTCGGGGTAGGGGGAGTGTGCCTGGTCGGCTATTTGCTGAGCGTGTTTGTCGAGTGTTACCTGAGGAATCAACACCGGCGTGACGCAAATGAAATACCTCCAAACAGGCAAAGCCAAGCAGG GGTGAATGCCGCCTATGAAGCACCCACCTACGAGGAGGTGATGACCATGtcagctccagcaccagcaatatGGACAATCACATCCAACCCAGGCTCCGTGCCCTCGCCGCTGAGCGAGCCTCCCCCGTACAACGTCGTTATTGAGTCCTCTGCCCAACAGGGGATGATGGTGGAGGCTCTGCGGGGGCCAGTGCCACCAGACACAGTGCACCCCTCTGACACAGACACGGGCTCCAGGACGCAGCTGCAGCTGGTGCTGCCCCCGAGACTGCAGCGGTTTGTTTCGGACATCCATGAGGACAAAGACCTTGAAGAAAGGTTTGAACCACTGGAGCCACTCACCCCACCACCTCCTTACGAGACTGCCATCAGTGATGAGGTCTTTGCAGATGCTCACCAGCCCTCTGTATTAGGACTGACTTCACCTTCCATGAATACAGAACCAAACCCTCACTCCAATACAGGATGTTCCTAG